In Nicotiana tabacum cultivar K326 chromosome 19, ASM71507v2, whole genome shotgun sequence, one DNA window encodes the following:
- the LOC107787011 gene encoding vicilin Cor a 11.0101-like — translation MMVKVRPFLFCLLLLAVASLSLGTKDPELKRCKHQCKALQQIGEHQRKECYEMCEKYDSEKQSKEEDTSTFFPYRGKEETGEEEEGQQYGEQERENPYVFEDQHFITGIKTQHGRIRVLPKFTERSKLLKGIENYRVAILEANPQTFIVPNHWDADAVLFVAQGRGTLNLVRRGKRNSFNIRPGDVIRVHAGTTAYLINRENNEKLVIAKLLNPVSTPGQFEHFFGPGGRENPESFYNAFSSEILESALNVRRDRLQRLFGQQREGVIIRASEEQIRAMSQHEEGGIWPFGGESKGSVNIYRQRPSQSNQYGQLYEVDGSHYRQLEDLDISVSFANITQGGMLGPVYSSRATKIAVVVDGEGYFEMACPHLASESGSRGRQSRGSERETRIGSGYQKVRARLRRGMVVIIPAGHPVVNVASNNQNLQLVCFNINARNNEIVPLAGRNNVMSQLEREAMELGFGVPAREVEEIFSRSQQEELFFQGPGGRQQHQEGGRADA, via the exons ATGATGGTGAAAGTAAGACctttccttttttgtttgctattgcttGCGGTTGCATCCTTATCTTTGGGTACAAAAGACCCAGAGCTAAAACGATGCAAGCACCAGTGCAAAGCCCTACAGCAAATTGGGGAGCATCAAAGGAAAGAATGTTACGAAATGTGCGAGAAATACGACAGTGAGAAACAATCGAAAGAAGAAGACACTTCAACTTTTTTCCCCTATAGAGGCAAAGAGGAAAcaggggaagaagaagaaggacagcAATATGGGGAACAAGAGAGGGAAAATCCTTATGTCTTTGAGGATCAGCACTTTATTACTGGAATCAAAACCCAACATGGCAGAATTCGTGTTCTTCCCAAGTTCACAGAGAGGTCTAAGCTACTTAAGGGCATCGAGAATTATCGAGTTGCAATTCTTGAAGCCAATCCACAGACCTTCATTGTGCCTAACCATTGGGACGCTGATGCTGTCCTCTTTGTTGCTCAAG GGAGGGGAACGCTGAACTTGGTGCGTAGGGGGAAGAGGAACAGCTTCAATATTCGGCCTGGAGATGTGATCAGAGTACATGCTGGGACTACTGCTTACTTGATCAACagagaaaataatgaaaaacTTGTCATAGCCAAGCTTCTCAATCCGGTTTCCACCCCTGGCCAGTTTGAG CACTTTTTTGGGCCAGGAGGGCGAGAGAACCCGGAGTCTTTTTACAACGCCTTCAGCTCTGAAATTCTTGAATCTGCACTCAAC GTTAGGAGGGATAGACTGCAGAGACTCTTCGGGCAGCAGAGGGAAGGAGTCATTATAAGAGCTTCAGAAGAGCAAATCAGGGCAATGAGCCAGCACGAAGAAGGTGGAATTTGGCCTTTTGGTGGAGAATCAAAGGGTTCAGTCAACATTTATAGGCAACGGCCCTCGCAATCCAACCAGTACGGCCAACTCTATGAAGTAGATGGTAGCCACTATAGGCAGCTAGAAGATCTCGATATTTCCGTCTCTTTCGCCAACATCACTCAG GGTGGGATGTTGGGCCCAGTTTACAGCTCAAGGGCAACGAAAATAGCAGTGGTGGTTGATGGCGAAGGTTACTTCGAGATGGCGTGCCCTCACTTGGCTTCTGAGTCGGGTAGCAGAGGACGACAAAGCAGAGGAAGCGAAAGGGAAACGAGAATTGGTTCAGGTTATCAGAAGGTGCGGGCAAGGTTGAGGCGTGGTATGGTGGTGATTATCCCTGCAGGCCATCCAGTTGTGAACGTAGCTTCAAACAACCAGAACTTGCAACTTGTTTGCTTCAATATCAATGCCCGCAACAATGAAATTGTCCCTCTTGCAG GGAGGAACAATGTAATGAGTCAATTGGAGAGGGAAGCAATGGAGTTGGGTTTCGGGGTACCGGCAAGAGAAGTGGAGGAAATATTCAGTAGGAGCCAACAGGAGGAGTTGTTCTTCCAGGGGCCTGGTGGTCGACAGCAACATCAGGAAGGTGGCCGAGCCGATGCATGA